The sequence GTTGGTATGTCCGGGTATAGTAGCATGACCAAACAGCGTCCCCTTAACAACTTGGTGCGCGCCACCTTTGCCGGTATTGCTGCTGCCCTTGCTGGATATCCTCCCAGTTGTGAACCTCCTTATGATGAGGCATTGGGGTTAGGATGGAGTCTCGAGGCAATGCAACTATCCCTTGATGCTGCAAGGATTATCCAGTATGAAGGGAAGCTGACCGAGGCACTTGATCCTCTGGCAGGGTCTTATTATATAGAAGCGATGACGAATCAGCTTGAGGAGGAGGCGTGGGATATCCTTAATAAGATAGAGGCTATGGGCGGTGCCGTGGCTGCTATTGAGAAAGGTTTCGTACAGAAGGAACTTGCCAGGAGTGCCCATCAGCACCAGAAGGAGATAGAAACCAGGCAGAAGATAGTGGTAGGGGTAAATGCATTTCTCGGGGAGAACGAACTGGAAGTTACCACTAACAGGCTTGTCCCCCATCCCTACGATCCTGAGAGGAGAACTGAAGCAGAGGAGAAGCAGATAGCAGCTCTGACCATGGTGAAGCGAGAGAGAGACAACGAAAAGGTAAAAGCTACCCTGAAGCGGTTGGAGGAGGCAGCTCATGATGAGAAGGTAAATCTTATTTGCCCCATCATGGAAGCAGTTGAAGCCTATGCTACCCTCGGGGAGATATGCGATGTTTTAAGGGGGGTATTTGGAGAATATACTGAAGTTTCCTTATAGTAAAGGGGGAGGTGTTAAAATGGAACAGAAGATTACAGAAGGAATAGCCGATTTTGTGGCAAAAACAAGTTATAACCAGCTTCCCCAAGAGGCTATAAGTGCTGCCAAAGGATGCATCCTTGATTGCCTCGGCGTGTCTTTGTTGGGATCAAGGGAGGAGGCAAGCAGGATCATGATTGAATATGGCAGGAGATCTGAAGGTAGCCCTGAAGCTACGGTATGGACGGGCAAGATTATGGTCCCAGCTTCTCAGACCGTCCTTATCAATGGCACCATGGCCCATGTTTTGGATTATGACGATTATTCCCTTACCTGGCTTGCCCATCCCACGGTAGCAATCTTTCCCGCAGCACTGGCCATGGCAGAAAAGTGCCATCGCCCGGGTAGGGAATGTCTACTGGCTTATATTTTAGGGGTAGAAGTAGGGGGGAAACTAAGTGCCGCGTTCGGCAACACCCATTATCTCGTGGGATGGCACAATACAGGAACTCTGGGCAGCATCGGAGCAGCGACAGCCAGTGTAAAGATATTGAACCTGGACGTTAAAAAGATAAAATTTGCACTGGGAATCGGCGCTTCCCTTGCCAGTGGATTGAGACAGAACTTTGGCAGCATGACCAAATCCCTCCATGCAGGGAGTGCAAATAGGAATGGTATCGTGGCAGCGGAGTTAGCAGAGGCTGGTTTTACCTCGGACGAGAATATAATTGAAGCCCCTTTAGGGTTCTCCAAGGTCTTTGCCGGTGGTAAGGAACAGCCTCTGGATGGGGTGCCTGGGTC is a genomic window of Syntrophales bacterium containing:
- a CDS encoding MmgE/PrpD family protein, producing the protein MEQKITEGIADFVAKTSYNQLPQEAISAAKGCILDCLGVSLLGSREEASRIMIEYGRRSEGSPEATVWTGKIMVPASQTVLINGTMAHVLDYDDYSLTWLAHPTVAIFPAALAMAEKCHRPGRECLLAYILGVEVGGKLSAAFGNTHYLVGWHNTGTLGSIGAATASVKILNLDVKKIKFALGIGASLASGLRQNFGSMTKSLHAGSANRNGIVAAELAEAGFTSDENIIEAPLGFSKVFAGGKEQPLDGVPGSLGNPFEIVSPGLTIKPYPSCGGTHPMIYAMLNLKKEHDLSPSEVTEIECRASRALPNILIHHRPHQGLEGKFSMEFCLAAALTDGKIGVGQFTDESINRSEIQDLISRTKFVHPEDWSEDIISPQEVVVRLKDGREFSRKVSFADVPGSPRNPITWEEQCNKFRDCAQIVLPAKKINEIVELVLHFDELRDVNELTKLLT